The Lycium ferocissimum isolate CSIRO_LF1 chromosome 10, AGI_CSIRO_Lferr_CH_V1, whole genome shotgun sequence genome window below encodes:
- the LOC132035205 gene encoding (+)-borneol dehydrogenase 1-like has translation MDESSCVSAPKRRLEGKVAIITGGASGIGATTVRVFVENGAKVVIADIQDPQGEEIATKIGENAHYIHCDVSKENDVKNLINATISKFGHLDIMYNNAGIYDTSIKSILDTETVELERKIAVNLIGSFLGAKYVAKVMVPRKKGCILFTTSCSTEVAGLASHTYVASKCGVVGMCKNLAAELGLHGIRVNCISPFAILSSNKVDNEIEARYEAMIGAIGNLKGIPHNKEDVANAAVFLASDEGKYLSGHNLVIDGGFSVVNPSFLKITGQYQ, from the coding sequence GTTGGAAGGCAAGGTGGCTATTATCACCGGTGGTGCAAGTGGTATTGGAGCAACTACAGTCCGTGTCTTCGTTGAGAATGGTGCAAAAGTCGTCATTGCGGATATTCAAGATCCACAGGGTGAAGAAATTGCAACCAAGATAGGTGAAAACGCCCATTACATTCATTGTGATGTCTCCAAGGAAAACGACGTGAAAAATTTGATCAACGCTACAATTTCAAAATTCGGTCATCTTGACATAATGTATAACAATGCTGGCATCTACGACACCTCAATAAAAAGCATTTTGGACACGGAAACCGTTGAGCTAGAGCGTAAAATTGCAGTGAATTTAATCGGATCGTTTTTGGGAGCCAAATACGTGGCCAAAGTAATGGTACCTCGTAAAAAAGGGTGCATATTGTTCACAACAAGTTGTTCCACAGAAGTGGCTGGACTTGCATCACACACTTATGTTGCATCAAAATGTGGAGTTGTGGGAATGTGCAAGAATTTGGCTGCTGAATTAGGGTTACATGGGATAAGAGTGAATTGCATTTCACCTTTTGCTATATTGTCAAGTAATAAAGTTGATAATGAAATTGAAGCAAGATATGAAGCAATGATAGGTGCTATAGGGAATTTAAAAGGAATTCCCCATAACAAAGAAGATGTTGCTAATGCTGCTGTTTTTCTTGCTAGTGATGAAGGGAAGTACTTAAGTGGgcataatcttgttattgatggaGGGTTTAGTGTTGTAAACCCTAGCTTTCTCAAGATTACAGGACAATATCAATGA
- the LOC132034729 gene encoding uncharacterized protein LOC132034729, with amino-acid sequence MSQFSGNTKEFDICNCGNSCLVRTSRTPNNPGRRFFGCKIPKDKGGRGYFKWIDPSPEVELLKEKLKEVEEERDLLKHKMKDVGDKIDSLKQKLKVTKKERDCEKAKFKRLVIVVLCVLVAKILFGLV; translated from the exons ATGTCACAATTTTCAGGGAATACGAAGGAATTTGATATTTGTAATTGCGGTAACTCTTGTCTTGTAAGAACCTCAAGGACTCCAAACAACCCAGGTCGTAGATTTTTTGGTTGCAAGATTCCAAAA GATAAGGGTGGGCGTGGTTATTTTAAATGGATTGATCCTTCTCCAGAGGTTGAGCTTTTGAAGGAGAAGCTTAAAGAGGTAGAAGAAGAGAGGGATCTATTGAAACACAAAATGAAGGATGTTGGAGACAAGATTGATTCATTGAAACAAAAATTGAAGGTGACTAAGAAAGAGAGGGACTGTGAAAAAGCCAAATTCAAAAGACTTGTGATCGTTGTTCTATGTGTATTAGTTGCAAAAATTCTCTTTGGCCTTGTCTAA
- the LOC132034730 gene encoding short chain aldehyde dehydrogenase 1-like has translation MNSMASISSIAKRLEGKVAIITGGASGIGEATARLFIKHGAKVVIADVQDDLGQSIIEEIGEKGVASYISCDVKVEKDVENAVDMAVSKYGKLDIMFSNAGIPGKLDSTILKSEYENFKSVFDVNVFGALMCAKHATRVMIPAKKGSIIFTSSVASVTYGDAAHTYLASKHAIVGLAKNLGVELGQHGIRVNCVSPIGVGTPMLRNCLGIKEKEKVQEFVSEIANLKGTILEADSDESKYISGMNLVIDGGYSTTNVALKEGIRKMAVLNA, from the exons ATGAACTCCATGGCCTCCATCTCCTCCATTGCTAAAAG ACTCGAAGGAAAAGTAGCCATCATAACGGGTGGTGCTAGTGGAATTGGTGAAGCTACTGCAAGACTTTTCATCAAACATGGTGCAAAAGTAGTGATTGCGGACGTCCAAGACGATCTTGGCCAATCCATCATTGAAGAAATAGGCGAAAAGGGAGTTGCTTCCTACATATCCTGCGATGTGAAAGTGGAAAAAGACGTCGAAAATGCAGTAGACATGGCAGTTTCCAAGTACGGAAAACTTGACATTATGTTCAGTAATGCTGGAATTCCAGGGAAATTAGATTCCACCATCTTGAAATCTGaatatgaaaatttcaaaagtgTATTCGACGTGAACGTCTTTGGGGCATTAATGTGTGCCAAACACGCGACCCGTGTGATGATTCCAGCCAAGAAAGGTAGCATTATCTTCACTTCTAGTGTCGCCTCGGTCACCTACGGCGATGCCGCACACACATATTTGGCATCGAAGCACGCGATAGTGGGGCTAGCGAAGAATTTGGGTGTTGAATTGGGACAACATGGAATTAGAGTGAATTGTGTTTCACCAATTGGTGTGGGGACTCCAATGTTGAGGAATTGTTTAGGCATTAAGGAGAAGGAAAAGGTTCAGGAATTTGTGTCTGAAATTGCAAACCTTAAAGGGACAATCTTGGAGGCTGATAGTGATGAATCCAAATATATAAGTGGAATGAATCTTGTGATTGATGGTGGATATAGTACTACTAATGTTGCTCTCAAAGAAGGCATTAGGAAGATGGCAGTCTTAAATGcgtaa